AATCACCACTTCACCTGCTTCGCCCTCTTTTACAGGCTGGTTCTGCTCATCTAAAAACTCTACAATAACCAACTCTGGATGGTGATGCCCTCCTAAGCCTGCTTCACACTCGGTAAAGGCCGTACTCATTTCTGTAGAAGCATAGGTAGAATATAGTTTGATATCCCATTTCTCCTTAATTTTTTCACCCAGCGTACTCAGTGTAAAATCCTCATTTCGTAAAGATTCACCTATACAGATGGCCTTATTTATCTGCGTAGCTTTATAGTCAATGCCATTCGCCTCGGCATATTCTATAAGTTTTAAAAGAAAAGATGGCACAGTAACAAAAGCCGTAGGATTGATACGTTTCAAGGTATCCCACTGAAGTTCTGGAATGCCACCTCCTACCCTGACCACACCTGCTCCCAGTTTACGGATACCCATAAAATAGGCCAAACCTGCCATAAAACGCTTATCCATGGTGGTCATTAGTTGGTAAATATCGTCTGCAGAGCCCTGAGCACAGGCAAACGAAATGTACTCGTTATAGGCTAGTCGTTCTAAATCCTTATCCGTTAAAGGAAAAGTTACGGGGTCACCCAGTGTACCAGAGGTAGTGATATAGTCAATTATTTCACGCGGTGTAACACATACAAAATCCTGATTCCTAGTTTGTAAATCTTCTTTGTTAGTGACTGGAATTCTTTGGAGAGCTTCTAAACTATTGATGCTTTTAATATCAATATTATGCTCCACAAACAGTTCTCTATAATAAACCGACTTCTCGCTTAAATATGCCAATAAGTCAGGAAGCTTTCGCTCTTGAAAAGCACGCTGTTCCTCCAATGATTTCAACTCTATTTCTGGAATCATTCCTCTTCTTTAATTTCTTTTATGGCTGCCAAAACCTTCTCCTTCTCATAGCCAGTGGCTATTTCTTTTGTCAATGCCTTATTATAATATGCCAAAGCTCTTTCTCCCTCCCCTCTTTTATTTAAGTAATCTGCTATTAAAATATAGGTGTCAAAATACTCTGGATTACTCGCTTCTAAAGTCCTAATCTCTTCTTCTGATATGTCAGTTCCGCTTTGCACTTTAGCCTTTAGCTTTTTGAAGGTTATAAAGTTTTGATAATCTTTTGACTTCAAAAATGGGTCTTCCGCAATATTCAGGGGCCTTTCATAAAGCTCAACTTTAGTTTTCAATGTATCTGCTAAAGCAAAAATCTTATTTAAATCATAACAAACGAATTCACCTAATTGATAAGGATTAGTAGAAACCCAAACCTGTAATTTCTCTGGCTTAAAAACTATCCCATGATGAGCTATTAACTGATTAATAGCCATTTCATTCCCCATACCTACATTCTTACCATGAAGTCCATTTTGATTCCGCAGTATATCTACGGCGTCTTTTACGGTTAATTTGGGTTTCTCATTGACCAGCTCTGTCATCAGTTCAAACCTGTATGCCGATGAACTTTGCTTTAAATTATTAAGATTAATTTCATCGTTCTTAAAAACTTCCCCTTGAAAGTGGTTAGAACATATTTGATAATCATTTTGTGTGCCTTCAAACAAATCTGTCTTTGTGGGACTTACCTCTATTATTGCAGTTTTTCCATCTTCAGATGAGCCTATCAACAGTGATTCTGACACAAATACCTTCCTCTTTTTAGCTATAACATAGGCCTCCTCTATATTCTTGGCATATTGTAATATTTCTCTTGCTACTAAAGAAATTGGCGTAGCCGCAGTAGTAGGTATTTCAGATTCAGAAGCATTCAAGGTAACCGTTAAACCCTTCTCATTCATTCCTGAAACCGCACCTATCATTCCCGCCCATGAAACCATCATGAGTTTGTATCCCTCATCTGGATTGACGAAGTTTATTACCTTGTTTTTGGCGAACTCATCACCCACGAAAAAGTCAAAATTTCGTCCAATCAATAATGTGCTATCTGCTGTTCTATCTCCCCATGCCGCAAAAGAGGTACAACCCACCTTAAAGTTTTTGCCCTGCAAAGCATGGCCAATATCATGTGCAGCATGATAGTTTAACATTCTATGGTATTTTGGAGCTATATAATCGTATTCGTCAGAAGCAAAAAGCGACTCTCCGTATATCTCCTCTTGATACTCCTGCGTAATATGATGATCAAGGTCTTTATTAAAGTAAGCTATGAAATACTTCATTTGACGCAGCAAAAATTGAGACGGAATCATTTTATATATCTGATTCACAAAAGCCTCTTCTTGCTGAGCTGCTAACTCTTTCTGGAGCTTACCCTCCATTACACCACGCTCAAATCCACCACCTTTTACATACAGTTCCCAAAGTCCTGTATCACTTTTTTTAAGCCAATTATCGCCTATTTTATAAAAATCGGTATCAATCTCTTCTCTTTCTTGTTCCAGATAATTGGCAAAATCAGGCTGTGGCTCCTCTATTTTGACATAAAAATAAAAGCAGGCTACAAGCAGTACCATTAGTGCAACTATCCCTCCTGTAATGTATCCCGCTATTTTCACGAATCTATTCATTTCACAGACTTATTTCTTATTTCTAAAAACGAGGATAAAGCTTTCAAACTTTTCTCTGGTCTCCTAACAAAAGGGTTTTCTGTATCCCAAACGTAACCCGCCAATACAGAACATATTTGACGCTTGATACCTAAATCAGGCTTTGGGGCAAAGAAAATATGCTGCAAGTCTCCACTATACCAAGCTTCCACATAGGTTTTAAAAACTTCAATCCCTTTTCTCATATAGACACTATAGTCTTCCTCCCAGTCTACTTTTTTACCTTCTAAAAAATCAGCTACCAAGTCTCCTGCTAAATGACCAGATTCTACTGCAAATGTCACTCCCGATGAAAATATAGGGTCTAAAAATTCCGTGGCATTACCTACTAAAACAACACCTTCACCATAAAGTTTTTTACAGGAAACGGCATATCCGCCTAATTTCTTAGGTTCAAAAACCAAATCTGCCTCACCAAACCGTGCCTTCAAAAAATCATTGCTTTCAATAATTTCACGAAACTGACTTAAGGGAGCCTCTGAAAATGAATTAAAGTATTCAGCATCTGAAACTATACCTAACGACGTAGTACCATCTGAAAACGGAATTATCCACGCCCAGGTATTTTCTTTTATAATTAAGGCTATGATTCTACTGTCGTCTGTTCGTTTTTCATCTTTTAGGTGGGAAAATACGGTTTGCTTAGGAGAAAGTGATGAAGCTTGTTCTAAGTCAAACATCCTTGGAATAACACGTCCATATCCGCTAGCATCTACTATAAACTTAGCCGAAACCTCCGAAGTAGTTCCGTCATTTGAAACAATGGTAGTTATAGAATCTGTACCTGAAAACTCAATTTGTGTAACGGTCGTTTCAAAAAGTAGATTAACTCCTTTTCTAAAAATATCGTCGGCCAGAGCTTTATCAAAGTCGGCTCTCTTCACTTGCCAAGTCCAATCCCAACCTTCCGAAAACTTTTCACTAAAATCAAATTCGCACACCTCATTCCCATGAATAAACAAGGCTCCCCTCTTCTCCTGAAAACCCATGTCCTTTATTGCCTCTAAAAGTCCTGCATCTTCTAAATGTCCCATTACCCTAGGTAGCAAACTCTCACCAATCACAAAACGAGGAAACTTCTGTTTTTCTACCACAGTAACATCAAAACCACGTTTTTTAAGAAAAGCTGCAGCCAAACAGCCTGCTGGCCCTGCTCCAATCACCAAAACATCGGTTTGGATTCTACTTAGCATTGGTTGATTTTCTTAATCAAATAGTCCTGCCCTAAAATAGCTTCACAGGTTCTTACAGCTCCAACAGTAACACCTAGTATACCGTGCATATTTAAGTTTTGACCTGTAAAAAACAGGTTTGGTATTTTGGTAGTAGGAGAAATAAACGTTTTCAATGGCTCATTATAATCCTTAGAGATACCATAAAGGCTTCCGTCATCTGTTCCTATATAATCTCTGTAGGTCAGTGGCGTTCCTGCTGTAAATGATTTCACGCAATTTCTAAGCTCAGGAATTCTTTTGTAAATCACATCTAAGAGCTTCTCTGCCCTTTGTTTTTTAAAGTCTTCGTAGCCTTGCCCTCTACTTTCTCGGGCATGAGGTATGGTGCTAAAAGTATCTTGCCACTGTGCCACCTCCTCAAATTTCATATAACTCAGCACCGTCAAACTATCAGCGTATTCTGTAGGTTTTGAAGACCTTGGCACAAACACACAGTAAGAGTCGGGCCACATTTCTCCCTTTACATTCACACTATGCCATACATCTTCTCTTGAGAAATGATAGTAGTTATAATTCTTATACTTGAAAGTGCCCGGTTTAAGCACCACATCTAAAACAAAAGCTGAAGATGAATTTTTCAGATTTTCAACCCTTCCTCTATAAGCTTTTTTTATGCGATTAGACACCAGCATCTTCATGGTATTAGCTGGGTGAATATTGGATATAAAGTTTTCCCCTTCCACCTTTTCTCCATCAGCTAAGAGCACATATTGCACTTTGCCATCTTTCTCTACTATCTCCACCACCTCAGCATAGTTTCTAACCACACCTCCGAGTTTCTTGACATTTTTGGTCAAATGACGCTCAATTTGTGAGCCACCATCTATACATTTATAAGAGCTTTCTATATAAGTGTTTACCACCAAAGCATGTACGTAAAGAGGTGTTTTCTCGCCATCTCCTGCATAGAGTGGATTTGAACCTGCCAACACCATTTGAAGCTTTTTATTTTCAGTAATTGACGCTATAAAGTCCTTAGCATTTACATCTAAATACTTAACCCCTAAGCCTCCATCCGTGTTTGCCTCTCTAAGCCTGTACATTGGAAAATAATCACAGACCTCCCTGATTTTCTCGGCATAAAGCTCTATAGCACCCCTTTCTTCAGGAAAGTCTACAGCTAGCTGCTCCACAAAGTTCTCATATCCCTGAGCATGTTTATACTCCTTAGGGTCATTATCAAACGAGATTCTGTCAAAACCATTCTCATCCATCTTATGGAGATTTAGCTTATCCATTATCTCAAAATACTTGAAAAACTGATTAAGGTTTTGCCCTGCTTCTAGTCCTCCTAAATAATGAACACCCGTATCAAAAATAGCTTTGTCTCTTACAAATATCTGTAGGCTACCGCCTAATTGACGGTTCTTTTCTAAAACACAAACACTGAAACCTTCTTTGCTTAAAATATAGGCACACTCCAAGCCACCCAAACCACTTCCTATGATTACGTAATCAAATTTTGCCATTATTTTCTCAGCACGTAAATCACGTTAGAGGTTCTTTTGGTATTATCAATTCTCTCAATGCTGAGCTTGTGTTTTGCAGCTATTTTCTCAATAAACTTTCCAGACAAAAACTCTAGTTCGTTTTTAGTCTTATTGAAACCAAACTTGGTCGAGAAAAACTCAGTCAATTGTGTTCCTTTATGTCTTTCTTGGAGGTCGCTATCGCCATCTCTTATCAATATTAGACCATTTGGATTCAAGTTTTCAATAGTCTTTTCTAGAAGCTTTTCTTGCTCTACAGATGGCAAGTAATGTAAGATATCACTTAGAACGAAAGCATCACTTTTTTGTAAATTGCTGGTGGTAGCGTCAGCTGCTTCAAATGTTACCTTATCCGTTTTAGAGAAACAATTATTGGCAACTTCAATTTTATTTTCGTCATAATCAGTAGCATAAATCACACGTTCACTGCTCCTAAAACCTAGCATAAGTGGTAAGAAACCGTAGCCACAGCCTATGTCCGAAATCACCCCTTTCTTAGGTAAAATTTCATCAAAAAGCTTATAACTATCTTCTAATCTCACTTTAATTTTCATGTACCATTCTAAAACGGGCCCTTTGTAAATGTAGTTGGTTCGGAGTCTGTCAAAGAAATAATCGACGGTTTCTCTTTCCGCTCTTAAGGTAGCGTATTCTTCTTTAAAATAGGCACTTATGAGTTTTGTTCTTTGACCGTAACCTTTTCCGAAGTGTTCATCATCAGGGCTTATTCTTGGTAAATACTTCACCGTAATTTCACCAGGTTTTAGCAAGAAATTGTCTTCTCTCCCTTGAACGTAGGCTGTTCCATGAAAAATGATTGGAAGAATGTCTAACTCTAATTTCTCTGCCAAGAAAAAAGCACCCTTATGAAACCTTCTTAATTTTTCTGAAGGCGACCTAGAGCCTTCTGGAAAAATAGCAATGGAATAGCCCTCGGCTATCAATTCACGAATTTGAACTAGGTTTTCGTCATATCCAGCTTCCTTCGGAATGAAACCACCCATTCTAACAATTGGCCCCATGAATGTATTATTCCAAACCCAGTCATTCACCATCAAAATAAGCTTTGGACTTAAAGACTGCATAAGCAAAGAGTCAATTACCGAATGATGATTTGTAATCACCATGGCTGGCTTTTCAAAGTCCTCGTTAAGAGGATTGACCTTGCGTTTAGCCACATGCGTATTGACATAAATCATGGACTTTGCTCCTAAACTTCTGACTCTATGAAACCAGTTTTTCCTTGTTTTTAAGGATAGCGGCAATAGTTTCAAAATTATCAGACCAAAGGTCATCACTATAAAACATCCTATTGCAAAATAGACAAACGCAAAAATGGAACGTATAAGCCCCATTACGGTCAAAGGAACTCGTTTCTTGTTCGCTCTTTTAGTAATCATAAAATTATAAAGAGCGGGCTGAATGGTGTTGGAAACCAACAACACCGAAAACATTCCAATAACAGCAATTAAACCAATAGATTTTAAAGCAGGATGCTGAGCAAAAGCCAAAACACCAATACCTATAATGGTAGTAAATGCGGATAAAAAAATCGAAGACTTATAATTAGACAAGTTCTTCTTTCCTGTTTTGTACTCATTACTGAGGGCATCGGTAATAAAGATGCTGTAGTCATCACCCAGGCCGAATATAAAAGTTGAAATGATAATATTGATAATATTAAACTTCAACCCAAAAAGTCCCATAAGGCCTAAAATAATAAGCCAGCTCATTATCATAGGAATATACGTTATGAGAGCCAATTCCAAACGGCCATAGGAAATCAAAAGGAAAACAAAAACCAGAATGGATGAAATACCCAAAATGAGATTAAAGTTGTTTTTGATGCTCAGCACAAAGCTATTTGTCAAATACTTCTTACTGAAAATATCAATATCGGCATTACCTTCAAAAGCGTCTATTATCTCCTTTTCATACGCCAAAGGTGCCTTAATAGTAGTAATGACAGTATTTCCATTTGATATAAAATTCGCTAAAACTCCCTTTCCTGATTCGCCATATGTGGCCTCATCAATTGGCTTAATCTCTTTCTCTAGAAGAGCATAAAAGTCACTAAAAGCATCTGCTTTAAATTTATATTTGGCCCCTTCGGTCAATAAGTTCTGTTTTACACTCGCTTTCTTCTCCTCTGTCCAGAACGTATTCCATCTGTCAATACGCTTATTTTGCTCAGTTTTTGAAAGCAAAAGAGCATCGACATCGGTGTATCGGCTTATCTTCCCTTCTTTTTTTAGCTGTTCTAATAGAGGTATGCTGGCCTCCGTGTGGAACAAAGCTTCATCAAGATTATCGGCTTTAGCTACTAAATATACTGTAGCTGTACCATAATCATGGCTCAGGGTACTAAGATGTTTTTCAGCATTTTTAGTTTCTTCAGACATGTAGTTCATCTTCATCATGTCCGACTCAAAAGCCACCTTCTTTGAAGTAAAAATGGAAACAAATGCCAGAATCAAAATAAAAGCAATAAGCCATTTATTCTTTTCAAAACGATATCTACCAATCTTTGTAATAAAATTCTCCTTTAACTCAAAGACCTCATCTCGCTTATACTCTTTGAGCAAATGCGGATATAATACTAAAATAAACAAGGCCGTACCGCCCAAGGTCAAGGCTGCAAAAATCCCAAAATCTTGGAGAGCTTCAGAATCAACAAAAAGTAAGCTCAGAAAAGCTCCAATG
This sequence is a window from Arcticibacterium luteifluviistationis. Protein-coding genes within it:
- a CDS encoding phytoene desaturase family protein → MAKFDYVIIGSGLGGLECAYILSKEGFSVCVLEKNRQLGGSLQIFVRDKAIFDTGVHYLGGLEAGQNLNQFFKYFEIMDKLNLHKMDENGFDRISFDNDPKEYKHAQGYENFVEQLAVDFPEERGAIELYAEKIREVCDYFPMYRLREANTDGGLGVKYLDVNAKDFIASITENKKLQMVLAGSNPLYAGDGEKTPLYVHALVVNTYIESSYKCIDGGSQIERHLTKNVKKLGGVVRNYAEVVEIVEKDGKVQYVLLADGEKVEGENFISNIHPANTMKMLVSNRIKKAYRGRVENLKNSSSAFVLDVVLKPGTFKYKNYNYYHFSREDVWHSVNVKGEMWPDSYCVFVPRSSKPTEYADSLTVLSYMKFEEVAQWQDTFSTIPHARESRGQGYEDFKKQRAEKLLDVIYKRIPELRNCVKSFTAGTPLTYRDYIGTDDGSLYGISKDYNEPLKTFISPTTKIPNLFFTGQNLNMHGILGVTVGAVRTCEAILGQDYLIKKINQC
- a CDS encoding phenylacetate--CoA ligase family protein; the encoded protein is MIPEIELKSLEEQRAFQERKLPDLLAYLSEKSVYYRELFVEHNIDIKSINSLEALQRIPVTNKEDLQTRNQDFVCVTPREIIDYITTSGTLGDPVTFPLTDKDLERLAYNEYISFACAQGSADDIYQLMTTMDKRFMAGLAYFMGIRKLGAGVVRVGGGIPELQWDTLKRINPTAFVTVPSFLLKLIEYAEANGIDYKATQINKAICIGESLRNEDFTLSTLGEKIKEKWDIKLYSTYASTEMSTAFTECEAGLGGHHHPELVIVEFLDEQNQPVKEGEAGEVVITTLGVEGMPLLRFKTGDICYHYKDACSCGRKTIRLGPIIGRKKQMIKYKGTTLYPPALYDILNDISGIQNYLVEVFTNELGTDEIVVKVGSKDNSPSFEKEIKDHFRAKLRVAPKIKFEDVQLIDKLKNPKLSRKPVLFHDLRTFA
- a CDS encoding trifunctional MMPL family transporter/lysophospholipid acyltransferase/class I SAM-dependent methyltransferase, coding for MSLFFTSLYRYFQKRRAFLFGIFGVLVVFLGYNASQIELEEDITKMMPSTGKVRTINETLKSLKSLDNIAVNIFFADSTVSEKEYVLKEYAEVFMAKLLALDSSEHLISDVSLQMEDEALLTVNDIYLENLPVFLEESDYENLAEKISPTAIENGMANNFRNLMSPSGMALKQNILKDPLGISGPVLQKLASLQVEDNFELDEGFVFTKDKRNLLCFIKPAVLSQKTAENKKLIEHIDEAIAYAKSQNNDEEIKTEYFGASVVATGNASRIKQDIVITLSITIIALFILITYFFKRWSSFFVIFIPVLFGVLFSVGILYLIRESVSVIAIGAGSVVLGISVDFAIHFYAHFKHTNSAVATIKDLAFPLTLGGFTTIGAFLSLLFVDSEALQDFGIFAALTLGGTALFILVLYPHLLKEYKRDEVFELKENFITKIGRYRFEKNKWLIAFILILAFVSIFTSKKVAFESDMMKMNYMSEETKNAEKHLSTLSHDYGTATVYLVAKADNLDEALFHTEASIPLLEQLKKEGKISRYTDVDALLLSKTEQNKRIDRWNTFWTEEKKASVKQNLLTEGAKYKFKADAFSDFYALLEKEIKPIDEATYGESGKGVLANFISNGNTVITTIKAPLAYEKEIIDAFEGNADIDIFSKKYLTNSFVLSIKNNFNLILGISSILVFVFLLISYGRLELALITYIPMIMSWLIILGLMGLFGLKFNIINIIISTFIFGLGDDYSIFITDALSNEYKTGKKNLSNYKSSIFLSAFTTIIGIGVLAFAQHPALKSIGLIAVIGMFSVLLVSNTIQPALYNFMITKRANKKRVPLTVMGLIRSIFAFVYFAIGCFIVMTFGLIILKLLPLSLKTRKNWFHRVRSLGAKSMIYVNTHVAKRKVNPLNEDFEKPAMVITNHHSVIDSLLMQSLSPKLILMVNDWVWNNTFMGPIVRMGGFIPKEAGYDENLVQIRELIAEGYSIAIFPEGSRSPSEKLRRFHKGAFFLAEKLELDILPIIFHGTAYVQGREDNFLLKPGEITVKYLPRISPDDEHFGKGYGQRTKLISAYFKEEYATLRAERETVDYFFDRLRTNYIYKGPVLEWYMKIKVRLEDSYKLFDEILPKKGVISDIGCGYGFLPLMLGFRSSERVIYATDYDENKIEVANNCFSKTDKVTFEAADATTSNLQKSDAFVLSDILHYLPSVEQEKLLEKTIENLNPNGLILIRDGDSDLQERHKGTQLTEFFSTKFGFNKTKNELEFLSGKFIEKIAAKHKLSIERIDNTKRTSNVIYVLRK
- a CDS encoding C45 family autoproteolytic acyltransferase/hydolase, whose protein sequence is MNRFVKIAGYITGGIVALMVLLVACFYFYVKIEEPQPDFANYLEQEREEIDTDFYKIGDNWLKKSDTGLWELYVKGGGFERGVMEGKLQKELAAQQEEAFVNQIYKMIPSQFLLRQMKYFIAYFNKDLDHHITQEYQEEIYGESLFASDEYDYIAPKYHRMLNYHAAHDIGHALQGKNFKVGCTSFAAWGDRTADSTLLIGRNFDFFVGDEFAKNKVINFVNPDEGYKLMMVSWAGMIGAVSGMNEKGLTVTLNASESEIPTTAATPISLVAREILQYAKNIEEAYVIAKKRKVFVSESLLIGSSEDGKTAIIEVSPTKTDLFEGTQNDYQICSNHFQGEVFKNDEINLNNLKQSSSAYRFELMTELVNEKPKLTVKDAVDILRNQNGLHGKNVGMGNEMAINQLIAHHGIVFKPEKLQVWVSTNPYQLGEFVCYDLNKIFALADTLKTKVELYERPLNIAEDPFLKSKDYQNFITFKKLKAKVQSGTDISEEEIRTLEASNPEYFDTYILIADYLNKRGEGERALAYYNKALTKEIATGYEKEKVLAAIKEIKEEE
- a CDS encoding NAD(P)/FAD-dependent oxidoreductase yields the protein MLSRIQTDVLVIGAGPAGCLAAAFLKKRGFDVTVVEKQKFPRFVIGESLLPRVMGHLEDAGLLEAIKDMGFQEKRGALFIHGNEVCEFDFSEKFSEGWDWTWQVKRADFDKALADDIFRKGVNLLFETTVTQIEFSGTDSITTIVSNDGTTSEVSAKFIVDASGYGRVIPRMFDLEQASSLSPKQTVFSHLKDEKRTDDSRIIALIIKENTWAWIIPFSDGTTSLGIVSDAEYFNSFSEAPLSQFREIIESNDFLKARFGEADLVFEPKKLGGYAVSCKKLYGEGVVLVGNATEFLDPIFSSGVTFAVESGHLAGDLVADFLEGKKVDWEEDYSVYMRKGIEVFKTYVEAWYSGDLQHIFFAPKPDLGIKRQICSVLAGYVWDTENPFVRRPEKSLKALSSFLEIRNKSVK